In the Novosphingobium sp. 9 genome, one interval contains:
- a CDS encoding chemotaxis protein CheA, with the protein MQFAELASDNRPDVARAARVDTSVLRVESARVDAMADGLGDLVVAINALAPLAEDAQSVDRALAARIRTVQANIERATGSLHRNLTAVRLVPLEPALQRLPRLSREIAQSLGKSVALAIAGEGIEVDKQIADGLFEPLLHMIRNAIDHGIEAVEVRRATGKPQEGRIALGFTREGDTVVATLSDDGAGIDPAHIRQVAVSRDLLTQDTADNLTDAAALRLIFAPGFSTAGAVTEVSGRGVGMDAVQAAIDRLRGSIEIDSTAGQGTIFRMRLPANALTTRLLVVEVGGERYGVALDQVVETVRIDRSALFPVGRGIACVLRDRTVPVLDLATLLDAHHAEGPHAKLVVTQSGGEPVALRVDDFAERINTIVRPPTGMLSSARGVIGSALMGDGSVLLVLDLPELAT; encoded by the coding sequence GTGCAATTCGCCGAGCTGGCGTCCGATAACCGGCCCGACGTCGCGCGCGCAGCTCGCGTCGATACGAGCGTGCTGCGGGTCGAATCCGCACGGGTAGATGCGATGGCTGACGGGCTGGGCGACCTTGTCGTCGCGATCAACGCACTCGCCCCGCTGGCCGAGGACGCGCAGAGCGTCGATCGTGCCCTTGCGGCACGCATCCGCACCGTCCAGGCGAACATCGAGCGGGCGACGGGTTCCCTCCATCGCAATCTGACCGCCGTGCGTCTGGTCCCTCTCGAACCCGCTCTCCAGCGCCTACCACGGCTCTCACGCGAGATTGCGCAAAGCCTGGGCAAGAGCGTGGCGCTCGCCATTGCCGGGGAAGGGATCGAGGTCGACAAGCAAATTGCCGACGGCCTCTTCGAACCGCTCCTCCATATGATCCGCAATGCCATCGATCATGGCATAGAAGCCGTCGAGGTTCGCCGCGCGACGGGAAAGCCGCAGGAGGGCAGGATCGCTCTTGGCTTCACTCGTGAAGGAGACACGGTAGTCGCCACGCTGAGCGACGATGGGGCAGGCATTGATCCCGCCCATATTCGGCAGGTCGCCGTTTCGCGCGATCTCCTGACGCAGGACACTGCAGATAACCTGACCGACGCGGCCGCGCTACGCCTCATCTTCGCTCCCGGCTTTTCGACTGCTGGCGCTGTCACGGAAGTATCCGGACGAGGCGTCGGCATGGATGCCGTGCAGGCGGCCATCGACAGGTTGCGCGGCTCCATCGAGATCGACAGCACCGCCGGCCAGGGTACCATTTTCCGCATGCGCCTGCCGGCCAATGCGCTCACGACGCGATTGCTGGTCGTGGAGGTCGGCGGAGAGAGATATGGCGTCGCCCTCGATCAGGTGGTCGAGACGGTCCGCATCGACCGTTCCGCGCTGTTCCCCGTCGGCCGGGGTATCGCCTGCGTCCTGCGGGACCGGACCGTGCCCGTTCTCGACCTCGCGACCCTGCTGGATGCCCACCACGCGGAAGGGCCGCATGCCAAGCTAGTGGTGACGCAGAGCGGCGGTGAGCCGGTGGCGCTGCGGGTCGATGATTTCGCCGAACGCATCAATACGATCGTGCGCCCGCCGACGGGCATGCTGTCCTCTGCCCGAGGTGTCATCGGCTCCGCCCTCATGGGCGATGGCAGCGTCCTTCTCGTTCTTGACCTGCCGGAGCTGGCGACATGA
- a CDS encoding response regulator: MSVTVLIVDDSKLARIVAGKALAELQPDWQKIEAGSASQALELIAEQPADVALIDFNMPEKDGLELAAELHVLRPDMPIAIITANIQDEIIARAREIGAAFVAKPVTPDALEPFLSGAALRLRSQRR, from the coding sequence ATGTCCGTTACCGTTTTGATTGTCGATGACAGCAAGCTGGCGAGGATCGTCGCGGGAAAGGCCCTCGCGGAACTGCAGCCGGACTGGCAGAAGATCGAAGCGGGCAGCGCCAGTCAGGCGCTGGAACTCATCGCCGAACAGCCCGCCGACGTCGCGCTCATCGATTTCAACATGCCGGAGAAGGACGGGCTTGAACTTGCGGCCGAGTTGCACGTTCTGCGACCAGATATGCCCATCGCCATCATCACCGCCAATATCCAGGACGAGATCATAGCGCGCGCGAGAGAAATCGGCGCCGCTTTCGTCGCCAAGCCTGTGACGCCTGACGCTTTGGAACCCTTCCTCTCGGGGGCCGCACTCCGTCTCAGGTCGCAGCGCAGGTGA
- a CDS encoding chemotaxis protein CheC translates to MIPESIVLAELERDALTEIVNIGVSRAASSLRKMIGDQVFLSVPSIEVVSQKRAARLISEREVTDLVAVRQDFSGPFSGRALLIFPRRTVWNWCGR, encoded by the coding sequence GTGATTCCTGAAAGTATTGTCCTCGCCGAGCTTGAACGCGACGCACTGACCGAAATCGTGAACATCGGCGTCAGCCGCGCAGCATCCAGCCTGCGCAAGATGATCGGCGACCAGGTGTTCCTGTCGGTGCCGTCCATCGAAGTGGTGAGCCAGAAGCGAGCCGCGCGGCTCATCAGCGAACGGGAAGTGACCGATCTCGTTGCCGTGCGTCAGGATTTTTCCGGCCCGTTTTCCGGCCGTGCACTGCTGATCTTCCCGAGACGAACAGTCTGGAACTGGTGCGGGCGGTGA